Proteins encoded within one genomic window of Gloeobacter kilaueensis JS1:
- a CDS encoding amidase: MKGKWGRWAWVAGLLLAVAGSKPGLAGSNGASCPAGFAVQEVTVAQLQEALAAGQVTSRCLTQIYLARIARYDKQGPAINSVLELNPDALAIADKLDRERQAGQVRGPLHGIPILIKGNIATHDRMTTTAGSVALAGSIPENDAFIVERLRAAGAVILGKANLTEFANFMSYHMPSGYSSEGGQTLNPYRPKLAGNGLPSLTPCGSSAGSGAATAANLTAISVGTETSGSILCPSSFNSLVGIKPTLGLVSRSGIIPIAHSQDTAGPMTRSVADAAALLNALAGPDPADPITLTSIGKTPADYTEFLNADSLAGARIGIARQYFGGLAPQTLALIQQAIAVLKSKGAIVEPVDIPTFQQLVTDNSKVLLYEFKQDLNKYLSTVGPTSPVKNLTQIILFNNRNRSVALKYGQGLLINSNVQSGNRITEAEAAADRSLDLSLARGGLDTVFAEHQLDALIFPTYFGADIGAKAGYPTIVVPAGYEPGGAPVGISFLGQAFSEPRLIGLGYAYEQASKLRRPPRATP, encoded by the coding sequence ATGAAGGGCAAATGGGGACGGTGGGCCTGGGTGGCAGGTTTATTGCTGGCAGTCGCAGGCAGCAAGCCGGGGCTGGCCGGCAGCAACGGGGCGAGTTGCCCGGCGGGTTTTGCGGTGCAGGAAGTGACGGTGGCGCAGTTGCAGGAGGCGCTTGCGGCGGGACAGGTGACTTCGCGCTGTCTCACGCAGATCTATCTGGCGCGGATCGCCCGCTACGATAAGCAGGGACCGGCCATCAACTCCGTTCTCGAATTGAATCCGGACGCGCTTGCGATCGCAGACAAGCTCGACAGAGAAAGACAGGCCGGTCAGGTGCGCGGCCCCCTGCACGGCATTCCGATTCTTATCAAGGGCAACATCGCCACCCACGATCGGATGACGACGACGGCAGGTTCGGTGGCGCTCGCCGGATCGATTCCTGAAAACGACGCTTTTATCGTCGAGCGACTCAGGGCGGCGGGAGCAGTGATCCTGGGCAAGGCGAACCTGACGGAATTTGCCAACTTCATGTCCTACCACATGCCGAGCGGCTACAGCTCCGAGGGCGGCCAGACGCTCAATCCCTACCGGCCAAAGCTCGCCGGCAATGGGCTACCGAGCCTCACCCCCTGCGGTTCGAGTGCCGGTTCAGGGGCAGCGACGGCGGCCAACCTGACGGCAATTTCGGTCGGGACGGAGACTTCCGGCTCGATTCTCTGTCCGTCGAGCTTCAATTCACTGGTGGGTATCAAGCCGACGCTGGGCCTGGTGAGTCGCAGCGGCATCATTCCGATTGCCCACAGCCAGGATACCGCTGGGCCGATGACCCGCAGCGTGGCCGATGCGGCGGCGCTGCTGAACGCGCTGGCTGGTCCTGATCCGGCGGACCCGATTACACTCACCAGCATCGGCAAGACCCCGGCGGATTATACGGAATTCTTGAATGCCGACAGTCTGGCTGGGGCGCGCATCGGTATAGCCCGGCAGTACTTTGGCGGGCTCGCTCCCCAGACCCTTGCCCTGATCCAGCAGGCGATCGCTGTCCTCAAAAGCAAAGGGGCGATCGTCGAGCCGGTGGATATTCCGACCTTTCAGCAGCTGGTGACCGATAACTCGAAGGTGCTGCTTTATGAGTTCAAGCAGGATCTCAACAAGTACCTGTCTACGGTCGGACCGACTTCGCCGGTCAAAAACCTCACGCAAATCATCTTGTTCAACAACCGCAACCGCTCCGTCGCCCTCAAGTACGGGCAGGGGCTCCTCATCAACTCCAACGTCCAGAGCGGCAATCGGATCACCGAGGCGGAAGCAGCAGCAGATCGCTCGCTGGATTTGAGCCTGGCGCGAGGAGGTCTGGATACGGTTTTTGCCGAACACCAGCTCGACGCTTTGATCTTTCCAACGTACTTTGGGGCCGATATCGGGGCAAAGGCGGGCTATCCGACGATTGTTGTTCCGGCGGGCTACGAGCCGGGCGGGGCTCCGGTAGGGATCTCGTTTTTAGGTCAGGCTTTCAGTGAACCCCGGTTGATTGGCCTGGGTTATGCCTACGAGCAGGCGAGCAAGCTGCGCCGTCCGCCCAGGGCGACGCCCTGA
- a CDS encoding DUF2214 family protein — protein sequence MDAMGLDVILASLHHLAAFSLVGLLAVEAALLFRPDKSVPVARMARIDLYFGLAALLLLVIGVLRVIYGIKGSAFYVQNPVFWTKMVLFGTVGIISIWPTVQYLRWQSKLRRDTGFWPDAAAFRWVRLALVAEIAFTVAIPVTAAMMARGIGL from the coding sequence ATGGACGCGATGGGACTGGATGTCATCCTGGCCAGTTTGCATCATCTGGCGGCTTTCAGCCTAGTTGGCTTGCTGGCTGTCGAAGCTGCACTGCTATTTCGTCCCGATAAGAGCGTACCTGTAGCGCGGATGGCGCGCATCGATCTGTACTTTGGTCTGGCGGCCCTGCTACTCCTTGTAATTGGCGTCCTGCGGGTGATCTACGGCATCAAAGGTTCAGCCTTCTACGTCCAGAATCCTGTTTTCTGGACGAAGATGGTTCTCTTTGGCACCGTGGGAATCATCTCGATCTGGCCCACCGTTCAGTACCTGCGCTGGCAGTCGAAGTTGCGCCGCGACACCGGTTTCTGGCCCGATGCAGCGGCCTTCAGGTGGGTACGCCTGGCCCTGGTGGCCGAAATCGCCTTTACCGTTGCTATACCCGTCACCGCTGCCATGATGGCTCGCGGCATTGGGCTGTAG